DNA sequence from the Electrophorus electricus isolate fEleEle1 chromosome 19, fEleEle1.pri, whole genome shotgun sequence genome:
TCCTGTCACCTCTACGACAAACGACAAATCATTATCCACTTCAAACCAGTTGATGCTGGTCCTGGCATTTTTGACAGGGCAAAACCAAACCTAAATAATGTTTGtcagacattttcaaatgattggTCCACCTTTATAATGAGGAGATTtcttattgtaaaacaaatttattatcaatattatacaacaacaacaatactaataataatcacCATCATCTCGAGAGGTGTACACCAAAGAAAACCACTGAGCAAAATCAAAGCTGGTAAAAATATATGTTCAACTACAGTGAATAGGCAGCAGAGCCAAAGCTTCCTCAGCGAACCAATCAGCAGCTACTTTACCTAATATGTAGTACTGGGTGTTTTGAACATAGCCAGAAGCATCGTGATAAACTAAACGCAGAGGAAACTCATAATCAGGGGAATGGGAATGGGCAGGATGGTTCTGGAgacaaattgtaataaaaagtaatgcatttaaTATAGAATCCACATCAATGACAAATCCAGTGTATGGCTAATCAAGCAAACAAGTATGAATGTGAAATTTTTAATTCCcttgaacaaaaaacaaaaaggtacagacatcaattaatcaaaataatattaataataaaatgcagtCAGCAgccaaaaatctaaattaaatcaGCATAAACTGAACAGTGAACATTCTCTTTACTATAGAACCTACATCTATGGGACATTTCTGTTGATTTCATACAATGAACAGGCTGCAGTCTGtataaaaatgacagatttgACAGTTCATTATGATAAATggataaagtaaatgtaatattgttcAAAATCAACCAATAAAGTCGAAAAGTGTACATACAAACCATATATGTGTAAACTGCTTCAGTATGTTCAttctttacacacattcatgtgcTCTCTTGTCTTTGAAATTTCACTAATCAAATAAGATCTACTGTTTAAATTTATACTGATCATTGTGGTGATCTTATACTTAAGATAAGAGTTCTTTAATTTTATCTATTACTTCTATTGCACCTTCAACTGTTTCTTTATATGCCATTTTCATTGCCTCATCCACAGTCTCTGCCCCATCTGCTCCTTGATTACCACTAATCACTCCTGCTATTGCCCCAGCTGCACTTGATGTTCCAAGTATACCTGCTGTGCATGCTGGAACGCTCGCTGAAATTAAGACTCCAGCCCCAAGGCCAAGGAAAGCACCTGTCAATGCTCCTGTTCCCGTCCCCACTAACTTTGCTAACAGGTTGCTATGAACTCTTGGCTTTGCTTGTTCTCTCACTATTTTAATATCTGGAACCTCTTTACCTTCCTCACATGAAGCCTTACACTCTGCATCTATAACTTTATCTACTAGCTGTAGCATCTCATTGGTGTAACACTCTCCTCTattctccctcaccatctcctctATGGTGTTCAGTAGCTTCTCCACCTGAACCCTGTTGCTCCTGTACTCATCCTGTTGCTCATTCCAGTATTTATTATCAATGACATGAACACGACCTCCACATTTATTCACAAGCTGCTGTAACACTCTACTCTCCTTCACAAAGTCTTCAATAGTCTGGCCCTCAATGAGTTGATCACCAAAGGTGAAGAGCACCATTGCATATCTTACTGCATCCTCTCCAAAtgattcagttatttttttcacagtttcGATCTCGTGCTTTGTGTATCTTCCAACTTTGAGCAcaatcacaaatgcatgtaGGCCTGGTGCACACTCAGTAACACATCGTAATATTTCAGAGTTTAGTTCCTCTGAAGTGAGACTAGTGTCAAAAAGCCCAGGTGTGTCAATGACTGTTATTAACTTCTCAGTaatggattttgttttaaaggaacatttttgAGTTTGTGAGTTGGGTGAACATCCAGTAGGAAACACTTTTTCACCCAGTATCACATTTCCAACGCTGCTTTTACCATCACCTGTTTTCCCAAGAAGCACAATCCTCCGTTCATCCATCGCTCCTACTGAGAGGCAAAAGAGCATTGATGAATAACCAATGTTATGACAGCATGAGTTACCATGCAATGAATTTGAGGTGAGCTCAGACCATTCAGGTCAAGTTATTGTCACCTGTGCATTTGAGTTATCAAGTTTAAATGGTATttcacaatataatataaaatgtacctCTGCCTTTATTCAGGAGCAGGCAGGTTCAGTATCAGGTGTGAGTCAGACTCCTCTATCCTCTATGCAcctaaacaaaaagacaaatcaagATCCTGTTCAAGCAGTTTCTTGCAgatctttctctcattcacattTCTGACACAATGGAAACCACACgcaatttacattttgtttgtttgtttgttaaaataattttaaatgaaaaatacttttGCAGCACCAACTGCCCTGGTCAGCAAGCATACAGACATCCATGACTGACTATTGATAGAGTAATTCATCCCTGCTATCCAGAGGGCAGTGCCAGTTTTGTTACCATAGACTCTGGGACATGGATGGGTTTGGCATTATTGGGCCTCGAAACATTAAGacaaatgatcttaaaacaaTTTCACGTGTGTACATAATAAAGGACTTAATAAGATATTGTATTTCCAAAGATAAAAAACAAGATTTAATTTTTGAGAACAGGAACTTTTGACTTCCTTGAACGTCATTGTTTAATATGTAGATAATGTTATTGATAAAATTATCACTACCACAATCAAATAATGATTGTACAagattaatttatgttttgaattaaatttaaatctTTATGCCTTGTGTTAGTCCTTGTTAGTTTGCTGGTCTTTGGGATTCCATTCCTGTGTTCTCTGTAGTTGGATGTTCTAAGCCCTGCCATGTTtgctctgactgtgtgtctctgcctgttcaTGTGGTTTGTGTTATTGTTCTAGCTGTGTTCCATGTTGTACATTTCTATCTAGCCGGTTTAGTTGTTTTCCTGTTATCGTGTGttactttctgtttgtcttatGTTTCCTGGATCCCTCTatgttggtaaattgaccctaGACTGTGCCAAAGACTCAGATTATGGATTTGGCCTTAAAAAATCTCACTCTTTTCAGTTTGTGTCCGCCTCGTGATCGCTCCACATTACAAAACCTTTATCAagtttattattgtcattatttttcagaataaatctttaaaactaGAACTAGCAGGCCTTACTCTCAACTACATTATGCAATGTTGTCAAagcatttatcatattttttatGTGTAATTGTATCTTGCCAAACAGTATAGGAAATAAGCTAATTATTATATTCCCTACAAACCAAAAACGTTTAgcatcattttcatttgaacaaCACTATGATGGTACACTTAGATGTGAATAGACACAAAAGGACAAATGATACTTTAACTCTGAGAAATTAAACCAAACGTCAAAAATAGATCAAAAGGTCTTTTGTACCTTTTAGTTTTGAAGTCAGGTCTGTATAGTTACAAGAGAGAGGAATAAGGTTTAGGACTCACCGGCAGGTTGGCCAGatctttacaaaacacacttgAATGAGTGTTTGTAGGCTCTGTACACCTAAAAGGTAAAAATCAAAGCTTAAGCCATTTATTGCAGCCACTTCTTCCATTAACAATTGAGACCAGGCGGCGTCTGACAGTGGGTAATGGTGAACTTAACTCCCCAGGGCCTTCCAGTAGCCTCAGAAATCAATTCATTTTGGTTTCTGATTTTTATATGCTCTATCAGTAAAGAGATCAATTATACCAATCTTCTATGATAAGTTCTGTATATTGGCatgctgtttgctttaattCCACAGAATAAAGCCAATCATCAAGAAAACGCAGTTTGTTCTAAAAATACCATGCAATCTGAATAGAGACAATATTTGCTGTAGAGTTAAGCATATGGTTGTTTTCTAATTCTAGTGGTGAGATGAAAATACAGCTTACTTGCGGGTCTGTcaaacactgttttcattaccataaaatttaaacatgtataaaagCACATTCTAGCACTGTTTATGCAATGGCTGCACACTGAAagcaaataaattttttttataagatTTGGCTACCTTTTAATGTCTGCAGTCACTTCAGTCAGTTACTTCTGTGTTGGCAGGCACCTCAATATCTGAGACAGAAACCTGTCACCTCTATATATCTACGACAAACCACAAATCAATATCCAGTTCAAACCAGTTGTTGCCGGTCCTCATTTTCACAGTTGTGACAGGTCAAAACCACACCTAAGTCCTGTTAACTACTCTTCCCccattaaaatggaaaatatgcTTAACTGATTATTCATTTGGTTTCAGTtgcagacattttcaaatgatttggtCCACTTTTATAATGAGgagatttattattgtaaaacaaacacacaaactacatttTGATATGTATATCCCTCCTATTCAACCCATACACTCCtgcataaaaaaaatagaacaaacccaaaatgttataatattaaGCTTTTAATGGTCTCATCAACAAATAATTGGGCATTTTCAAACACGATACATGTAGAACAttgaattttatattaaaattttaGGTCTTTCATgatgttatatttgtttacaataaaatgtttcaccTGTGGTTCTGTAACCTTAGCAGTAAAAAGTGCCAGCCCTCAGCTCTGTTCAATAGAACTGCATTTTTACCATGCGCTAGCAGAAGTCCTGcaaaaaagtacagaaatgtCTTGGCCTTTgagcacacagaaaaaaaggctaaaaacCTCAAAGAGGATAATTTGTTACACCAATTAACTTTTAAAGAATTAAACATGatgcaaaatgtgcattaaaAGGGCATTTATCATAAATGATCAACATGTAGGAGgctttgctttatttatgttttgtgtttcaatTCATGAAGTGATAGAGGCATAAAGTGAGCCATGTATTTGGAAATTGTAATGCATAGTGCACACATggagtttaaaatgtattcttttggTTTGTGATCCAGAGATTATTGACAGaaaactacaacaacaacaacaataataataatcaccaaCATTATCATCTTGAAAGGTGTACACCAAAGAAATCCATGCTGCAAAATCAAAGCTggtaaaaatatatgtacagcTACAGAGAAGAGGCAGCAGAGCCAAAGCTTCCTCAGCAAACCAATCAACAGCTACTTTACCTAATATGGAGTGAAATTCTGTTAAAAtactgttttgtcttaatgcGGTTGTGCtaagaaatgacattttaaaaaagtgtgtgaCTTCCTTAAACACAGGATGTGAAACCATACACACTGGCAGAAGTGCTTATTCTCACTGTACTAAACATCAAACTATGCATTACATTAGGTATCCTTCTTTTCTATATTTCATCACTGTATCAGTATACTTATTTACTGTATGTCACATTGgtattcattcacatttcaaaatttgacaataaaaatacaaaaaaaacccaaaccctcCAAACATATTATAGCCCTCTATCATATACAGGGATAATTATGTGCATAAATGAGCTGAAATACTCAAATAGTAACCAGTGGCTATCATACAGTAAGTCTCATTGTGCACAATAgttgtattttgtttctaaaatataacaattttgTGCCAACTCCCATCACCATAGAAGAGAAACACATCTTGTACTTTAGTGCTAGACAATGTATAAAAGAACTGAGAAGGTTTGCAAAAGGAGAGCGAAAGGACATGTCAGTTTTGGCTGTTTAAAATCCATGGATGCTAAGTTATGCCCAGTTATGCTGTGTATTGTACTCCATTCTTCAAAGTGCATTGTCGGTCCTGTATATAAATGCACTTGTTTTGGTCTTAtctattttaagtattttatgtataaaaatagTGTTATTTCACAAAAATTGCAATTAGTGTGAGTAAATAGTGTGAGTGAAATGTTGTTCCCTTGTCTTGTGGATGTGGGTCAGTATATCTATAgcttagcacacacacaaacacacacacacacacacacacacacacacacacacacacaaaaccaactctctctatatatcccCTAACcaaaaatccttcaaatgttgaTCAGTGAAGAATACATTACTTCTGaaaaaatcaagtgttcatCACTCCTCGTTGTTACACTTACTCTCTGCGCTCTACGCTTTCATTTTTTCGCGCCCGctagttttattctgttctcaTTTCTTGTCAGGTGTTCTCCCAtctgttgtactttctctctgcctACGTTGCTTTCCCTGCTCGTATTCAGCAGTCTTATTCAATCCTCATTTCTCGTCAGGTGTTCTACCGTCTCTTTGCTTCCGTTTAGGTTTGTCTTCCCGTGTTCATATATGAAaggatgttgtctggttttccttttggttCTGTTACCTGTGCTTTTGTCgtggttattgtttgtctatCTTAAGTAGCCTGGTTCAGTCTATTCCCCTTCCTAATCAGTTTCCTTCCCCGCTTGTCCTAGTTTTACAATTCATCGTTGTCCTTCCATTAGTAATACcttactgtttatattttttgttgccTAGTTATCTTCACCCTTTTAGTTTGttagtcttctgtttgttccttcgttctattctgtattatgtatttccctggttagtctgtttctgttattaaactatttattcatttattctatctTGTCTGTGTTCTTATTATGGCTTCCCTGGTCATTGATTCAGCTCGCTGTCATGTCCAAGGCCTTGTCACTTCGGGTGTGTGTTGACGCTCAACCTGCCCCTCGTTATATCTGCCTTGTGCTGTGGGAATGCATAAGATAAGAAAAATTTGATCTGGTCACTATATAGTAGTGAAATTTGGGTCTTAGTACTTAGTGGATCATTGTTAAAGGAAAACTTCACGgtgatttttttattcactagaataaaaaccaaaaaagttACAGACagatcaaatatcaaataatctaaatgttattagtattaaaatgcagtcagcaaccattaatcaaaattaaattagcaTAGACTGAAAAATGAACATTCTCGTTAATAAAGTACCTACAGTATATCTATATGAGATTTATGTTGATTTTCATACAGTGAACAAGGTGCAGTCTGTATAAAAAatgagatttttgtttttgttcattgtgatgaatgaataaagtaaatgtaataatattcaaaatacaaCAGTAAAGTTTTAAAGTGTACATACGAGccacataaatgtaaactgcTTCAGTATGTTCAttctttacacacattcatatactcTCTCAAATCAAATTAGATCTACGGTTTGAAGGCATGTGTAATAATTTTGTAACATAAACTTTGTGGTAATTATGAAATTTCCTTCAGCTAAGAGTTCTTTAATTCTCTTCATTACATCTAAATCACCTTCAACTGTTTCTTTATATGACAGTTACATGATTTTTGGGAGCAGAGACTTTTAACT
Encoded proteins:
- the LOC113569443 gene encoding GTPase IMAP family member 4-like; translated protein: MDERRIVLLGKTGDGKSSVGNVILGEKVFPTGCSPNSQTQKCSFKTKSITEKLITVIDTPGLFDTSLTSEELNSEILRCVTECAPGLHAFVIVLKVGRYTKHEIETVKKITESFGEDAVRYAMVLFTFGDQLIEGQTIEDFVKESRVLQQLVNKCGGRVHVIDNKYWNEQQDEYRSNRVQVEKLLNTIEEMVRENRGECYTNEMLQLVDKVIDAECKASCEEVYHDASGYVQNTQYYILGKVAADWFAEEALALLPIHCS